From Rutidosis leptorrhynchoides isolate AG116_Rl617_1_P2 chromosome 3, CSIRO_AGI_Rlap_v1, whole genome shotgun sequence, a single genomic window includes:
- the LOC139902408 gene encoding cytosolic sulfotransferase 16-like has product MSRTNKDDDQENTYKKHAQLITKLPKTVNWLAEELFLYQGYWFYKAALLGLMLLQDHFKPRPHDFILSSFVKSGTTWLRSLMFSTLYRSTFDFDDHPLLQKGPHEIFPWLDVAFNNMEDDIASPRLFASHFAHSLFPSSITNPSTGCKFVYVCRDPKDVIVSSFHFYKYIRPKGVPPLSFDQVFDMFCEGEMSYGPYWDHVLGFWKASIDSPNKILFLNYEEIKREPKVIVKRLGEFMGVTFSVDEEENGVVEKIVKFCSFEHLKNLEVNKNGIHQVGIGLGLEIENKSFFRRGEVGDWMNYLTPEMRQRIDSIVKEKFKGSGLIFGDL; this is encoded by the coding sequence ATGTCAAGAACCAATAAAGATGATGATCAAGAAAACACATACAAAAAACATGCACAACTTATCACTAAGCTTCCCAAAACCGTTAATTGGTTAGCAGAGGAGTTGTTCTTATACCAAGGATATTGGTTCTATAAAGCTGCCTTATTAGGTCTCATGCTGTTGCAAGACCACTTTAAACCACGACCGCATGACTTCATCTTATCGTCCTTCGTAAAAAGTGGCACAACTTGGCTTAGATCACTCATGTTTTCCACCTTATATCGATCTACATTCGATTTTGATGATCACCCTTTGCTTCAAAAAGGACCTCATGAAATCTTTCCATGGTTAGATGTCGCTTTTAATAACATGGAAGATGACATTGCTTCCCCTCGCCTTTTTGCCTCACATTTCGCGCATAGTTTATTCCCTTCATCGATCACTAACCCTTCTACCGGATGCAAATTTGTTTACGTGTGTAGGGATCCAAAAGATGTGATTGTGTCATCATtccatttttataaatatattagacCTAAAGGAGTACCTCCACTTTCATTTgatcaagtgtttgacatgttttgTGAGGGCGAAATGTCGTATGGTCCATATTGGGATCATGTGTTAGGGTTTTGGAAAGCTAGTATTGATTCTCCAAATAAGATATTGTTTTTGAATTATGAGGAGATTAAGAGGGAACCTAAGGTTATTGTGAAGCGGTTGGGTGAGTTTATGGGAGTGACATTTTCGGTCGATGAAGAGGAAAACGGAGTGGTTGAAAAGATTGTGAAATTTTGTAGTTTTGAGCATTTGAAGAACTTAGAGGTAAACAAGAACGGTATTCATCAAGTAGGTATAGGTTTGGGGCTTGAGATAGAGAATAAGTCGTTTTTTCGACGTGGTGAAGTCGGAGATTGGATGAATTATTTAACTCCGGAGATGCGACAGCGTATTGATAGTATTGTGAAGGAGAAGTTTAAAGGGTCGGGTTTGATTTTTGGTGACTTATAG